CTAAAAGCGAGCCCTGAGCTTAAAAGAAAGCTTTTTCAGGTTGAGTTTCTCTCTACGCAGTCGGGTCAGGTTTTAGTGACGCTTATTTATCATCGTCAACTCGATGGAAAGTGGGAGCAAGCTGCACGGGGGCTTTCTGAACAGCTAAACATTTTGATGATTGGTCGCTCTCGTGGCCAAAAGATTACCCTCACTCAAGATTGGCTTGAGGAGACGCTCACGATCAATACGCGAGTATTTAAGTACAAGCAGCCAGAACAGGCCTTCATTCAGCCCAACGCCTATGTCAACGAGCGCATGATCGAGTGGGCGATGAGTCAGATATCAGGTCCAGACTCGGATTTACTAGAGCTTTATTGCGGTATCGGAAATTTTACTATCCCATTGGCAACCCAATTTCAGCGTGTTCTCGCTACAGAAGTGTCTAAGGTTGCCACCCGGGCTGCCGTTGAGAATCTTGCATTGAACGGCGTTACAAACGTTGAGTTTGCGAGGCTGTCTGCCGAGGAAATGACTATCGCAATGGCGGGTACACGCACATTCAGACGTTTAGCATCACTAGAGACCG
The Candidatus Paraluminiphilus aquimaris genome window above contains:
- the trmA gene encoding tRNA (uridine(54)-C5)-methyltransferase TrmA, yielding MLPKDFAPQAYDTLLNEKISAIAPRFNALGAPAPSVFASPTASFRMRTEFRVWHDGDSLDFVMFDREAPKIPVPIATFPIASEAVQAVFTPLKEALKASPELKRKLFQVEFLSTQSGQVLVTLIYHRQLDGKWEQAARGLSEQLNILMIGRSRGQKITLTQDWLEETLTINTRVFKYKQPEQAFIQPNAYVNERMIEWAMSQISGPDSDLLELYCGIGNFTIPLATQFQRVLATEVSKVATRAAVENLALNGVTNVEFARLSAEEMTIAMAGTRTFRRLASLETALEDYNLHTVFVDPPRAGLDTGTLDLVSGFEEILYISCNPMTLLDNLETLIKSHSIESLAFFDQFPYTPHLECGVHLKRHQDSKA